A window of Anomalospiza imberbis isolate Cuckoo-Finch-1a 21T00152 chromosome 4, ASM3175350v1, whole genome shotgun sequence contains these coding sequences:
- the CYP4V2 gene encoding cytochrome P450 4V2: MMEVVEGLSGRPQLLPWGAGIIALLLTIVTVCCLPSLMEYWRQWKMMKSIPGVSPCYPVVGNALLFKRKGEDFFKQIQFYSEEFRSWPLFKLWIGPVPVMFLYHPDSVEVILNNSKHIEKSYLYEFLHPWLGTGLLTSTGDKWRSRRKMITPTFHFEILSDFLEVMNEQGNILVKKLEKHVDKEPFDVFMDITLCALDIICETAMGRNVDAQKNKDSDYVSAIYRMSDLIQRRQISPWLWPDFLYVLFKEGREHKRNLNILHNFTDMVIAEKAEELKNTQQKKHDNDGNSAETGSKKRKAFLDMLLNATDDEGKKLSYRDIREEVDTFMFEGHDTTAAAINWVLYLLGHNPEVQKKVHRELDEVFDDDERPVTMDDLKNLRYLECVVKEALRLYPSVPMFARTLREDCCIRGYQIPRGANVLILIYALHRDPEVFPDPEEFRPERFFPENSKGRHPYAYVPFSAGPRNCIGQRFAQMEEKTLLALILRRFWVESCQKPEELGLCGELILRPNKGIWIKLKRRPDAGPE, translated from the exons atGATGGAAGTTGTGGAAGGACTTTCAGGGAGaccccagctgctgccatgggGAGCTGGGATTATCGCTCTGCTTTTGACAATTGTGACTGTGTGCTGCCTGCCCTCCCTGATGGAATACTGGAGGCAATGGAAGATGATGAAGTCCATCCCAGGTGTCAGCCCCTGCTAtcctgtggtgggaaatgccctGCTCTTCAAGCGGAAAGGAGAAG atttttttaaacagatacAGTTTTATTCTGAAGAGTTCAGAAGTTGGCCATTGTTCAAACTTTGGATAGGACCAGTGCCTGTCATGTTTTTGTATCACCCTGACAGTGTGGAG GTTATTCTGAACAATTCAAAACATATAGAAAAATCATACCTGTACGAATTCCTGCATCCATGGCTGGGCACTGGACTTCTGACAAG CACTGGAGACAAGTGGCGGTCACGGAGAAAGATGATAACTCCCACATTCCACTTTGAAATCTTGAGTGACTTTCTAGAGGTCATGAATGaacaaggaaatattttggtGAAGAAACTTGAGAAGCATGTAGACAAGGAGCCATTTGATGTCTTTATGGACATCACTCTGTGTGCCCTGGATATTATTTGTG AAACAGCAATGGGCAGGAATGTGGATGCCCAGAAGAATAAGGATTCTGACTATGTTTCTGCTATCTACAG GATGAGTGATCTAATCCAACGACGACAGATAAGCCCCTGGCTTTGGCCTGATTTTTTGTATGTATTGTTCAAAGAAGGAAGAGAGCACAAGAGGAATCTCAACATCCTTCACAATTTTACAGATATG GTCATTGCAGAAAAAGCTGAAGAACTTAAAAACACCCAGCAAAAGAAACATGATAATGATGGCAACTCTGCAGAAACTGGTtccaaaaagagaaaagcattcCTGGACATGCTGCTGAATGCAACAGATgatgaagggaaaaaattgaGCTACAGGGATATTCGTGAGGAAGTGGATACTTTCATGTTTGAG GGCCATGATACAACAGCAGCTGCTATAAACTGGGTCTTGTACTTGCTTGGACATAATCCAGAAGTTCAGAAGAAGGTTCACAGGGAATTGGATGAGGTGTTTG ATGATGATGAACGTCCTGTTACAATGGATGATTTGAAGAATCTTCGATACCTTGAATGTGTTGTGAAAGAAGCTCTTCGACTGTACCCTTCAGTTCCCATGTTTGCCCGTACCTTGAGAGAGGATTGCTGCATTA GGGGGTATCAGATACCAAGAGGTGCAAATGTCCTCATTTTAATCTATGCCCTGCATAGAGACCCTGAGGTCTTCCCTGACCCGGAGGAGTTCAGGCCTGAGCGATTCTTCCCTGAAAATTCTAAGGGAAGGCACCCATACGCTTATGTGCCCTTCTCAGCTGGTCCCAGGAACTGCATTG GTCAGCGCTTTGCACAAATGGAGGAGAAAACTCTTCTAGCCCTCATCCTGCGGCGCTTTTGGGTGGAATCATGTCAAAAGCCAGAAGAGCTTGGTTTATGTGGAGAATTGATTCTTCGTCCAAATAAAGGCATCTGGATTAAACTGAAGAGGAGACCAGATGCTGGACCAGAATGA